A single genomic interval of Gossypium raimondii isolate GPD5lz chromosome 11, ASM2569854v1, whole genome shotgun sequence harbors:
- the LOC105802346 gene encoding GDSL esterase/lipase At5g08460 isoform X2 — protein MERMSWALVWLSLAFNLVVAISVCDGQFPAMFVMGDSLVDNGNNNGLSSLAKSNYPPYGIDFHQGGPTGRFTNGKTIIDLLGDLLGLPLLPAFTVTFTGQQGIWVGVNYASAAAGILDESGLNLGDRFSLRQQVENFKSTLNQLRNQMEQDTLNQYLAKSLVVINIGSNDYINNYLMPSIYSSSSTYTPEAFAEHLINDYDAQIMALYNLGLRKFLLAAIGPLGCIPNQLAKGFAPPGKCVSAVNDMVEIFNRRLKNLVDQLNHGNYTEAIFVYGNTYGAFNDILGFKVVDKGCCGVGRNKGQITCLPFSIPCTNRDEYVFWDAYHPTQAFNKIIAQKAYSGPQSACYPINVKQMAQL, from the exons ATGGAAAGGATGAGCTGGGCCTTGGTGTGGCTGAGCTTGGCCTTCAATTTGGTGGTGGCAATCTCAGTGTGTGATGGCCAGTTTCCGGCGATGTTTGTGATGGGGGATTCCTTGGTGGATAATGGGAACAATAACGGCTTAAGTTCATTGGCAAAATCCAATTATCCTCCCTATGGTATTGATTTTCATCAGGGGGGTCCAACGGGGAGGTTCACCAACGGTAAAACCATCATTGATCTCCTTG GGGATTTGCTAGGCCTTCCACTTCTTCCAGCCTTCACCGTAACTTTCACCGGCCAACAAGGCATTTGGGTCGGAGTAAACTATGCTTCAGCAGCAGCCGGGATCCTTGATGAAAGTGGCCTAAATCTA GGGGACAGGTTCAGCTTAAGGCAACAGGTAGAGAATTTCAAAAGCACATTGAACCAGCTTAGAAACCAAATGGAGCAGGACACACTGAACCAATATTTGGCCAAGTCTTTAGTTGTCATCAACATCGGCAGCAATGACTACATCAATAATTATCTCATGCCCTCTATTTATTCCTCAAGCTCCACTTACACTCCCGAAGCTTTCGCTGAACATCTAATAAATGACTATGATGCTCAAATAATGGCACTATACAACTTGGGGCTCAGAAAGTTTTTGTTGGCGGCCATTGGACCACTCGGTTGCATTCCAAACCAGCTGGCCAAAGGCTTTGCGCCGCCGGGGAAGTGTGTGTCGGCTGTGAACGATATGGTGGAAATTTTCAACCGGCGGCTTAAGAATCTTGTTGATCAGTTGAATCATGGTAACTACACCGAGGCTATTTTTGTTTATGGCAATACATATGGAGCCTTCAATGACATATTGG GATTTAAAGTGGTGGATAAAGGGTGTTGTGGGGTTGGAAGAAACAAAGGGCAAATAACGTGTCTTCCATTTTCAATCCCATGCACGAATAGGGACGAATACGTGTTTTGGGATGCTTACCATCCAACCCAAGCTTTCAATAAGATTATAGCTCAAAAGGCATATTCAGGCCCTCAATCTGCATGCTATCCCATCAATGTTAAGCAAATGGCTCAACTCTAG
- the LOC105802345 gene encoding chloride channel protein CLC-c has protein sequence MDQENKVANEEGDIECYYGKDMEDRIYSQPLLTKRYNTTSQIAIVGANACPVESLDYEIIENELFKQDWRSRRTIQIFQYVLLKWAFALIIGLGTGLVGIFNNIAVENISGFKLLMTTKLMLEHKYYKAFAALASCNLALAAAAAALCAYIAPAAAGSGIPEVKAYLNGVDAHSILAPSTLFVKIFGSILCVSAGFVVGKEGPMVHTGACIASLIGQGGSRKYHLTWRWLRYFKNDRDRRDLITCGAAAGVASAFRAPVGGVLFALEEAASWWRSALLWRTFFTTAVVAIVLRAFIQLCSTGTCGLFGEGGLIMYDVSAAKVAYSVPDILAVILLGVIGGIFGSLYNYLVDKVLRTYSIINEKGPAVKILLVVTISLLTSICSYGLPWFATCIPCPIDTTESCPNTDLSGNYKSFQCPPNHYNDLASLFLNTNDDAIRNLLSTSTTKEFHISSLFIFFIAIYCLGVITYGIAIPSGLFIPVILAGAGYGRLIGRLFDPITKLDVGLFALLGAASFLGGTMRMTVSLCVILLELTNDLLLLPLVMLVLLISKTVGDMFNHGVYDQIVKLKGLPYMEAHAEPYMKHLVARDVVSGPLITFSGVEKVGNILHALKTTGHNGFPVIDEPPFADAPELCGLVLRSHLLVLLKGKIFSRDRVLSGDEVVHRISKFDFAKAGSGKGVKLEDLDIKDEEMDMYVDLHPITNTSPYTVVETMSLAKAAVLFRQLGLRHMCVVPKSQGRPPIVGILTRHDFLPEHILGLYPHIRLRK, from the exons ATGGACCAAGAAAATAAAGTAGCGAATGAGGAAGGTGATATTGAATGCTACTACGGGAAGGACATGGAGGATAGGATCTATAGTCAACCCCTGTTGACTAAGAGATACAACACCACCTCCCAGATCGCTATTGTGGGTGCCAATGCTTGTCCCGTTGAGAGCCTTGATTATGA GAttatagaaaatgaattattCAAGCAGGATTGGAGATCAAGGAGGACGATCCAAATATTTCAGTATGTTCTGCTTAAATGGGCATTTGCACTGATTATAGGCCTCGGCACTGGACTTGTTGGGATCTTTAACAATATAGCAGTTGAGAATATTTCTGGGTTCAAGCTGCTAATGACCACGAAACTCATGCTCGAGCACAA ATACTACAAGGCTTTTGCAGCTTTAGCTAGTTGCAATTTAGCTCTGGCAGCAGCAGCTGCAGCTCTTTGTGCTTATATTGCTCCAGCAGCAGCAGGTTCTGGTATTCCTGAAGTGAAAGCCTATCTCAATGGCGTGGATGCTCATTCGATACTGGCTCCAAGTACTCTCTTTGTAAAG ATTTTTGGTTCGATTCTTTGTGTATCTGCTGGATTTGTTGTTGGCAAAGAAGGGCCTATGGTTCATACAGGTGCTTGCATAGCTTCTTTAATTGGACAAGGAGGTTCGCGAAAATACCATTTGACTTGGAGATGGCTTAGATATTTCAAAAATGATCGTGATAGGCGGGACCTGATAACTTGTGGAGCTGCTGCTGGTGTGGCTTCCGCCTTTCGTGCTCCAGTTGGCGGTGTACTCTTTGCCCTTGAAGAGGCAGCATCATG GTGGAGGAGTGCACTTCTTTGGAGAACCTTTTTCACAACAGCAGTAGTTGCTATAGTTTTGAGAGCTTTCATACAGTTATGCTCTACTGGAACTTGTGGTTTGTTTGGGGAAGGAGGACTAATTATGTATGATGTCAGTGCGGCCAAAGTGGCATATAGCGTGCCAGATATTCTTGCTGTGATACTTCTAGGAGTTATTGGAGGCATTTTTGGAAGCTTATATAACTATCTTGTGGATAAGGTCCTTCGCACTTACAGCATCATTAATGA AAAAGGACCTGCTGTTAAGATCCTACTTGTTGTCACCATCTCCCTGTTAACATCAATCTGTTCCTATGGATTGCCATGGTTTGCTACATGCATCCCTTGCCCCATTGACACGACTGAAAGCTGCCCCAACACTGATCTATCTGGAAACTATAAAAGCTTTCAATGTCCACCAAATCATTACAATGATCTGGCCTCCCTCTTTCTAAATACTAATGATGATGCTATCCGTAACCTATTGAGTACCAGTACTACGAAAGAATTTCATATCTCctcccttttcattttcttcattgcTATTTACTGCCTTGGTGTTATCACTTATGGGATAGCTATACCCTCTGGGCTCTTCATTCCTGTCATATTGGCTGGAGCTGGCTATGGCCGCCTTATTGGTAGACTATTTGATCCGATCACTAAACTCGATGTTGGTCTGTTTGCCCTCCTTGGGGCAGCTTCTTTTCTTGGTGGCACTATGAGAATGACAGTTTCCTTGTGTGTTATACTGCTTGAGCTCACTAATGATCTGTTGCTGCTTCCACTTGTCATGCTGGTTCTCCTTATCTCGAAAACTGTGGGTGATATGTTCAACCATGGGGTCTATGACCAAATAGTAAAACTAAAAGGATTGCCATACATGGAGGCTCATGCAGAACCGTACATGAAACATTTAGTTGCTCGAGATGTTGTTTCTGGTCCTTTAATCACCTTTTCTGGTGTTGAGAAGGTCGGAAACATATTACATGCTTTGAAAACTACAGGGCATAATGGGTTCCCTGTTATTGATGAACCACCTTTTGCAGATGCTCCGGAGTTGTGTGGGCTTGTTCTAAGGTCTCATTTACTTGTTTTACTTAAAGGAAAGATATTTTCAAGGGATAGGGTACTTTCAGGAGATGAGGTAGTACATAGAATCTCCAAATTTGACTTCGCCAAGGCAGGGTCAGGAAAGGGAGTCAAACTAGAGGATCTTGATATCAAAGACGAGGAAATGGACATGTATGTTGATCTCCATCCAATCACCAATACATCACCGTACACAGTGGTTGAGACCATGTCACTTGCCAAAGCTGCAGTTCTCTTCCGTCAGCTAGGTCTCCGGCACATGTGTGTGGTACCAAAGAGTCAGGGG AGGCCTCCAATTGTTGGAATTCTGACCCGGCACGACTTCCTGCCGGAGCATATATTGGGACTGTACCCTCACATCAGGCTTCGGAAATGA
- the LOC105802352 gene encoding uncharacterized protein LOC105802352, producing MDLETVKKYLEKGVGADGDDKNASTINGMPSRFFENFIMQGLHVDQIEKGRVLCSMKVPPRLLNAGNFLHGGATASLVDLVGSAVIYSYGASTSGVSVEISITYLDAAYVGEEIEIEAKALRVGKTVAVVTVEFRKKKTGKIIAQGRHTKYLTVQSKM from the exons ATGGATTTGGAAACGGTGAAGAAATACTTGGAGAAAGGAGTTGGGGCTGACGGCGATGACAAGAACGCCTCAACCATCAATGGTATGCCTTCTAGATTCTTCGAAAACTTCATCATGCAAGGTCTCCATGTTGACCAAATCGAAAAGGGTCGAGTTCTTTGCTCCATGAAAGTCCCTCCTCGTTTGCTG aacgcTGGTAATTTCTTGCACGGTGGAGCTACTGCATCACTGGTGGATTTGGTTGGATCAGCGGTTATTTACTCCTACGGAGCTAGTACCAGTGGAGTTTCTGTCGAAATCAGTATCACTTACTTGGATGCTGCTTATGTTGGC GAGGAAATCGAGATAGAGGCTAAGGCATTGCGTGTTGGGAAGACTGTTGCCGTTGTCACGGTTGAGTTTCGGAAGAAAAAAACTGGGAAAATCATTGCGCAGGGGCGTCACACTAAGTACCTCACCGTCCAGAGTAAAATGTAA
- the LOC105802346 gene encoding GDSL esterase/lipase At5g08460 isoform X3 produces MERMSWALVWLSLAFNLVVAISVCDGQFPAMFVMGDSLVDNGNNNGLSSLAKSNYPPYGIDFHQGGPTGRFTNGDLLGLPLLPAFTVTFTGQQGIWVGVNYASAAAGILDESGLNLGDRFSLRQQVENFKSTLNQLRNQMEQDTLNQYLAKSLVVINIGSNDYINNYLMPSIYSSSSTYTPEAFAEHLINDYDAQIMALYNLGLRKFLLAAIGPLGCIPNQLAKGFAPPGKCVSAVNDMVEIFNRRLKNLVDQLNHGNYTEAIFVYGNTYGAFNDILGNPATYGFKVVDKGCCGVGRNKGQITCLPFSIPCTNRDEYVFWDAYHPTQAFNKIIAQKAYSGPQSACYPINVKQMAQL; encoded by the exons ATGGAAAGGATGAGCTGGGCCTTGGTGTGGCTGAGCTTGGCCTTCAATTTGGTGGTGGCAATCTCAGTGTGTGATGGCCAGTTTCCGGCGATGTTTGTGATGGGGGATTCCTTGGTGGATAATGGGAACAATAACGGCTTAAGTTCATTGGCAAAATCCAATTATCCTCCCTATGGTATTGATTTTCATCAGGGGGGTCCAACGGGGAGGTTCACCAACG GGGATTTGCTAGGCCTTCCACTTCTTCCAGCCTTCACCGTAACTTTCACCGGCCAACAAGGCATTTGGGTCGGAGTAAACTATGCTTCAGCAGCAGCCGGGATCCTTGATGAAAGTGGCCTAAATCTA GGGGACAGGTTCAGCTTAAGGCAACAGGTAGAGAATTTCAAAAGCACATTGAACCAGCTTAGAAACCAAATGGAGCAGGACACACTGAACCAATATTTGGCCAAGTCTTTAGTTGTCATCAACATCGGCAGCAATGACTACATCAATAATTATCTCATGCCCTCTATTTATTCCTCAAGCTCCACTTACACTCCCGAAGCTTTCGCTGAACATCTAATAAATGACTATGATGCTCAAATAATGGCACTATACAACTTGGGGCTCAGAAAGTTTTTGTTGGCGGCCATTGGACCACTCGGTTGCATTCCAAACCAGCTGGCCAAAGGCTTTGCGCCGCCGGGGAAGTGTGTGTCGGCTGTGAACGATATGGTGGAAATTTTCAACCGGCGGCTTAAGAATCTTGTTGATCAGTTGAATCATGGTAACTACACCGAGGCTATTTTTGTTTATGGCAATACATATGGAGCCTTCAATGACATATTGGGTAATCCGGCTACTTACg GATTTAAAGTGGTGGATAAAGGGTGTTGTGGGGTTGGAAGAAACAAAGGGCAAATAACGTGTCTTCCATTTTCAATCCCATGCACGAATAGGGACGAATACGTGTTTTGGGATGCTTACCATCCAACCCAAGCTTTCAATAAGATTATAGCTCAAAAGGCATATTCAGGCCCTCAATCTGCATGCTATCCCATCAATGTTAAGCAAATGGCTCAACTCTAG
- the LOC105802346 gene encoding GDSL esterase/lipase At5g08460 isoform X1, which translates to MERMSWALVWLSLAFNLVVAISVCDGQFPAMFVMGDSLVDNGNNNGLSSLAKSNYPPYGIDFHQGGPTGRFTNGKTIIDLLGDLLGLPLLPAFTVTFTGQQGIWVGVNYASAAAGILDESGLNLGDRFSLRQQVENFKSTLNQLRNQMEQDTLNQYLAKSLVVINIGSNDYINNYLMPSIYSSSSTYTPEAFAEHLINDYDAQIMALYNLGLRKFLLAAIGPLGCIPNQLAKGFAPPGKCVSAVNDMVEIFNRRLKNLVDQLNHGNYTEAIFVYGNTYGAFNDILGNPATYGFKVVDKGCCGVGRNKGQITCLPFSIPCTNRDEYVFWDAYHPTQAFNKIIAQKAYSGPQSACYPINVKQMAQL; encoded by the exons ATGGAAAGGATGAGCTGGGCCTTGGTGTGGCTGAGCTTGGCCTTCAATTTGGTGGTGGCAATCTCAGTGTGTGATGGCCAGTTTCCGGCGATGTTTGTGATGGGGGATTCCTTGGTGGATAATGGGAACAATAACGGCTTAAGTTCATTGGCAAAATCCAATTATCCTCCCTATGGTATTGATTTTCATCAGGGGGGTCCAACGGGGAGGTTCACCAACGGTAAAACCATCATTGATCTCCTTG GGGATTTGCTAGGCCTTCCACTTCTTCCAGCCTTCACCGTAACTTTCACCGGCCAACAAGGCATTTGGGTCGGAGTAAACTATGCTTCAGCAGCAGCCGGGATCCTTGATGAAAGTGGCCTAAATCTA GGGGACAGGTTCAGCTTAAGGCAACAGGTAGAGAATTTCAAAAGCACATTGAACCAGCTTAGAAACCAAATGGAGCAGGACACACTGAACCAATATTTGGCCAAGTCTTTAGTTGTCATCAACATCGGCAGCAATGACTACATCAATAATTATCTCATGCCCTCTATTTATTCCTCAAGCTCCACTTACACTCCCGAAGCTTTCGCTGAACATCTAATAAATGACTATGATGCTCAAATAATGGCACTATACAACTTGGGGCTCAGAAAGTTTTTGTTGGCGGCCATTGGACCACTCGGTTGCATTCCAAACCAGCTGGCCAAAGGCTTTGCGCCGCCGGGGAAGTGTGTGTCGGCTGTGAACGATATGGTGGAAATTTTCAACCGGCGGCTTAAGAATCTTGTTGATCAGTTGAATCATGGTAACTACACCGAGGCTATTTTTGTTTATGGCAATACATATGGAGCCTTCAATGACATATTGGGTAATCCGGCTACTTACg GATTTAAAGTGGTGGATAAAGGGTGTTGTGGGGTTGGAAGAAACAAAGGGCAAATAACGTGTCTTCCATTTTCAATCCCATGCACGAATAGGGACGAATACGTGTTTTGGGATGCTTACCATCCAACCCAAGCTTTCAATAAGATTATAGCTCAAAAGGCATATTCAGGCCCTCAATCTGCATGCTATCCCATCAATGTTAAGCAAATGGCTCAACTCTAG